A single window of Aphidius gifuensis isolate YNYX2018 linkage group LG1, ASM1490517v1, whole genome shotgun sequence DNA harbors:
- the LOC122848327 gene encoding uncharacterized protein LOC122848327, with product MKCFVLLLVFLSSTPRVVKKLCRELKAQESLDITKLMGKWYIIEVLQQKFKTPDLQNELVIRLLDSCPTVNLRFTDNGGIKLLWTESKGDLDYTFQIEDIIRSPGIWRSVGLQNGTLTEQPYTQFVGTVHVMKVVVHHLVLTFCSQSPGVNLYSVILSREHILPKNQITGIHGLLERRQLQTTSILTACAKGTASTLSGTSMITMHFTISLIVLFSFIFTLYL from the exons atgaaGTGTTTTGTATTGTTATTAGTGTTTCTCAGTTCAACGCCCAGAGTAGTCAAGAAATTATGTCGTGAACTTAAAGCACAGGAATCGTTGGATATTACTAAG ctGATGGGAAAATGGTACATCATCGAAGTGTTAcagcaaaaatttaaaacaccagatttacaaaatgaattaGTAATACGATTATTGGATTCATGTCCAACGGTTAATTTACGATTCACTGATAATGGTggaataaaattactatggaCTGAAAGTAAAGGTGATCTTGATTATACATTTCAAATTGAAGACATCATTAGAAGTCCTGGTATTTGGCGATCAGTTGGTCTTCAAAATG GCACATTAACAGAACAACCTTACACTCAATTTGTTGGAACAGTTCATGTGATGAAAGTTGTTGTTCATCATCTTGTCTTAACCTTTTGCTCCCAATCACCTGGTGTAAATCTTTACTCAGTAATATTGAGCCGAGAGCATATTCTtccaaaaaatcaaataactgGAATTCATGGCTTATTGGAAAGACGACAATTGCAAACTACCAGTATACTGACAGCATGTGCAAAAGGAACTGCATCAACGTTGAGTGGAACATCTATGATAACAATGCATTTTACAATTAGTTTAATTGTAttgtttagttttattttcactctttatttgtga
- the LOC122848297 gene encoding odorant receptor 4-like, with amino-acid sequence MDIEKYEKKTWSKETTYALGLFKYLTKCLGSWPPDCHKFTSLFIFFTVLLIQIAMMFTLVIEVCFAYEDNNDKANTMCFITSATLSITKILFIRLKSKNMFKIVNNAVDDWQSVTNYENKKIMKKFAKKARKILIYQLGFSFITINMMILDSLPVSQDNSNLTADSQLLNSFPMKTTYYFGYIELSWYKYTALYFLQIIQLIFCAMGNVGNDCYFFGMAMHLCSQFVILRLQTKDFKTEINKNNNCTNYIKNFVKKHQQLIDIANCLKESFNFILVVQLANNAFAILLMGIQMLLNIRSGDNVTTINAIVIILIVSLQLFLYCHAGEELKYHSESLRTALFKSPWYNMPNHNVKNILFIMLRASKAFNLTAGSVYNIDIDTFTKIVKGMGSYFSVLQALFIE; translated from the exons atggatATTGagaaatacgaaaaaaaaacttggagtAAAGAAACAACGTATGCGTTGGGTCTATTCAAGTATTTAACAAAATGTCTTGGTAGTTGGCCACCAGACTGTCATAAATTCACTTCACTGTTCATATTTTTTACAGTTCTGTTGATACAA aTTGCTATGATGTTTACGCTAGTTATCGAGGTATGTTTTGCCTATGAAGATAACAATGACAAAGCTAATACAATGTGTTTTATAACATCTGCAACATTATcaataactaaaatattatttattcgtttaaaaagtaaaaatatgtttaaaattgtaaataatgctGTTGATGATTGGCAATCAGTAACAAATTatgagaacaaaaaaataatgaagaaatttgctaaaaaagcaagaaaaattttgatttatcaattgggattttcttttataacaataaacatgATGATACTTGATTCACTTCCAGTATCACAggataattcaaatttaacagCTGACTCTCAATTACTCAATTCATTTCCAATGAAAACAACATATTATTTTGGCTATATTGAATTATCCTGGTACAAGTATACTGcactttattttcttcaaattatcCAGCTTATTTTCTGTGCTATGGGTAATGTTGGTaatgattgttatttttttggcatGGCAATGCATCTGTGCAGTCAATTCGTAATATTACGTTTGCAAACTAAAGATTTTAAAactgagataaataaaaataataattgtacaaattatattaaaaattttgttaaaaaacatcaacaacttATTGATATTGCAAATTGTTTGAAAGaatcattcaattttatcttAGTTGTACAACTTGCGAATAATGCATTTGCAATATTATTGATGG gtaTTCAAATGCTTTTAAACATACGATCAGGTGATAATGTCACGACAATTAATGCTAttgtgataattttgataGTAAGCCTGCAGCTTTTTTTATACTGTCATGCTGGTGAGGAACTTAAATATCATAGTGAAAGCTTAAGAACTGCTTTGTTTAAAAGCCCTTGGTATAATATGCCAAATCATAATGTTAAAAACATTCTATTTATTATGCTGAGAGCATCTAAAGCATTTAATTTAACGGCTGGAagtgtttataatattgatatagatacttttacaaaaattgttaaagGAATGGGttcttatttttcagttttacaggcattatttattgaatga